A DNA window from Vigna angularis cultivar LongXiaoDou No.4 chromosome 1, ASM1680809v1, whole genome shotgun sequence contains the following coding sequences:
- the LOC108323388 gene encoding uncharacterized protein LOC108323388: protein MSARIIFCVAVSLATIAVIVLAVLSPVSHNKNHGRPWLDLSLYIQQPQIPTLKSDLVPREDGGAVIIPLVLTEGPEKSSREVGKAEGFVILSDMFQQSAFNVMYLSIDTPDHKGSLSVQAHEDKQQLKVIGGTGSFAFARGLALFTIADEAAATYHLKLQLQFPNHSTNSLPP from the coding sequence ATGTCAGCACGAATCATATTCTGCGTTGCGGTTTCCCTTGCAACAATAGCAGTTATTGTTTTGGCTGTGCTGTCACCTGTGTCCCACAACAAGAACCACGGAAGGCCGTGGTTGGATCTATCCTTGTACATCCAACAGCCTCAGATACCAACCTTAAAGAGTGACCTCGTACCAAGGGAAGATGGCGGCGCTGTGATCATTCCGCTCGTCCTGACAGAGGGACCGGAGAAGAGTTCACGCGAGGTTGGAAAAGCAGAGGGGTTCGTGATTCTCAGCGACATGTTTCAGCAATCGGCGTTCAATGTGATGTATCTGAGCATCGACACCCCAGATCATAAGGGTTCGCTCAGCGTGCAGGCTCATGAAGACAAACAACAGCTCAAGGTCATCGGAGGCACTGGTTCTTTTGCCTTTGCTCGTGGTCTTGCACTTTTCACCATAGCTGATGAAGCTGCTGCTACTTACCATCTCAAACTTCAGCTTCAATTCCCCAACCATTCCACAAACTCATTACCACCATGA
- the LOC108323380 gene encoding nuclear poly(A) polymerase 1 isoform X2, whose translation MLSEMPEVTELHPVPDAHVPVMGLKFNGVSIDLLYAKLSLWVIPENLDISQESILQNADEQTVRSLNGCRVTDQVLRLVPNIQNFRTTLKCMKFWAKHRGVYSNVTGFLGGINWALLVARICQLFPNALPNMLVSRFFRVYTKWRWPNPVMLCGIEEGSLGLQVWDPRRYPKDRSHLMPIITPSYPCMNSSYNVSSSTLRIMMKEFQRGNEICEAMEAKKADWDTLFEPFPFFEAYKNYLQIEISAESGDDLRKWKGWVESRLRQLTLKVERHTYGMLQCHPHPGEYPDKSRPFHYSYFTGLQRMQGVPVSGADVSQFDIRLSVEEFKHSVNMYTLWKPGMDIHVFHVKRRSIPTFVFPGGLRPSHPSKLAWESKRGSELSISGHAPPQHSQEGANHGRKRKLAEDSAHSLRNSKSLASLSPSTREVHPVVIASCCYEKCNDSEIISTSEEQSEKPDLESTRECHGDWDANGSSTSQDAEKLAIEKIMCGPNDAYRVFSEESDELEYRNQVKDFGENMKNSSNLDSSNSQEPIIPQKGTASATCLNSNGGSEDLEPAELTVPLFSGITAPVPQRKPLIRLKFTSLGKAAD comes from the exons ATGCTATCCGAGATGCCAGAAGTAACAGAGTTGCACCCTGTGCCTGATGCTCATGTACCAGTGATGGGGCTCAAGTTCAATGGCGTTTCAATAGATCTTCTTTATGCAAAATTATCTTTGTGGGTCATTCCTGAA AACTTAGATATATCACAGGAGTCAATATTACAAAATGCAGATGAGCAAACTGTCCGCAGTCTTAATGGTTGTAGAGTGACCGATCAAGTCTTGCGTTTGGTTCCAAATATTCAG AATTTTCGAACAACATTGAAGTGCATGAAGTTTTGGGCAAAGCATCGTGGTGTTTATTCGAAT GTTACAGGTTTTCTTGGTGGTATAAACTGGGCGTTGCTTGTTGCACGAATATGCCAGTTATTTCCAAATGCACTGCCGAATATGTTAGTGTCTCGATTCTTCAGAGTATATACAAAGTGGCGTTGGCCAAATCCAGTAATGCTTTGTGGTATTGAAGAGGGATCACTTGGACTTCAAGTTTGGGATCCCAGAAGATATCCCAAAGATAGATCTCATCTAATGCCAATAATTACTCCTTCTTATCCTTGCATGAATTCTAGCTACAATGTGTCGTCAAGTACATTGCGTATTATGATGAAAGAATTTCAGAGGGGAAATGAAATATGTGAG GCTATGGAGGCTAAGAAGGCCGATTGGGACACTCTTTTTGAGCCTTTTCCCTTCTTTGAGGCTTATAAGAATTATTTGCAGATAGAGATATCAGCCGAGAGTGGTGACGATCTTAGAAAATGGAAAGGGTGGGTTGAGTCTCGCCTGCGCCAGTTGACATTGAAA GTGGAGAGGCACACCTATGGCATGCTTCAGTGTCATCCACATCCTGGTGAGTATCCTGACAAATCCAGACCTTTCCACTACTCCTACTTCACGGGACTGCAACGTATGCAAGGTGTTCCTGTCAGTGGTGCTGATGTTTCACAGTTTGATATAAGACTGAGTGTTGAAGAATTTAAGCATTCTGTCAACATGTACACTCTATGGAAACCTGGAATGGATATCCATGTCTTTCATGTGAAACGTCGTAGTATACCAACCTTCGTATTTCCTGGTGGCCTTCGACCTTCACACCCATCTAAACTAGCTTGGGAGAGTAAGCGGGGTTCAGAATTAAGTATTTCTGGCCATGCTCCACCACAACACTCTCAAGAAG GAGCCAACCATGGCAGGAAGAGAAAACTAGCTGAAGATAGTGCGCATAGCTTGAGAAATTCCAAGTCTCTTGCATCTTTGTCTCCCTCCACGAGGGAAGTTCATCCTGTTGTCATTGCTAGTTGTTGCTATGAGAAATGTAATGACTCGGAAATCATTAGTACCAGTGAAGAACAGAGTGAGAAACCTGATTTGGAATCTACAAGGGAATGTCACGGGGATTGGGATGCCAATGGATCGTCTACTTCACAAGATGCTGAAAAGCTAGCTATTGAGAAGATTATGTGTGGTCCAAATGATGCATACCGTGTCTTTTCAGAGGAATCCGATGAGCTTGAGTACAGAAATCAAGTCAAAGATTTTGGTGAGAATATGAAAAACAGCAGCAACTTAGACTCTTCAAACTCACAGGAACCAATTATTCCTCAGAAGGGCACTGCTTCTGCAACTTGTTTAAACTCAAACGGTGGTTCAGAAGACCTCGAG CCGGCGGAGCTGACGGTGCCATTATTTAGTGGGATCACTGCACCTGTGCCACAGCGGAAGCCCCTTATcag GTTGAAGTTCACCTCCTTAGGAAAAGCTGCTGATTGA
- the LOC108323381 gene encoding pentatricopeptide repeat-containing protein At3g61520, mitochondrial encodes MLVQSKLLHLRRIHRLLPSTFLSLRRCHSDSPSPSRKDQELTVTQLVEHLQNPANHWDYDKLRPFIFEASDHLLLVTLRLNSIPKALDFINYLRSRTEHHQALSCVFEGALELATQHPNSQKELLMLHSYRKSNGDNIALTSRSAFLLLKCLGEAQMVDDSLLLFKELDPCSKSSGICNELLKGLFKSGCIDDALQVIDEMLERDSDFPPDDFTGEVVFGVLGKQERHGRSFADNEIVGLVTKLCEHGVFPDAFKLTQMITKMCRHRKNGVAWDLLHVVMRLGGAVAVKAASCNALLTGLGRERDLQRMNKLMAEMEEMGIKPSVVTFGILVNHLCKARRIDEALEVFDKLSGKGEGNDRFDVEPDVVLFNTLIDGLCKVGREEHGLSLLEKMKTTKQSRPNAITYNCLIDGFCKAGNIGKARRLYSQMIEEGVQPSVVTLNTLVNGLCKHGKVHDAVVFFNEMKGKGLQGNAGTYTALISAFCGVNNIDKAMQYFDEMLSSGCSPDAIVYYSLINGLSIAGRMDDASVVVSRLKRAGYGLDVRCYNVLISGFCKKKKLERVYEMLNEMEETGVKPDVVTYNTLISYLGKIGDFATASKVMKRMIKEGLEPSVVTYGAIIHAYCLKENVDEAVKTFEEMCSKSKIPPNTVIYNILIDALCKNRNVERAVSLMDDMKIKGVRPNTTTYNAIFKGVRDKKMLQKAFELMDRMIEDACSPDYITMEILTEWFDAVGEIEKLKCFVEGYPVSSSASSPTSNCML; translated from the coding sequence ATGTTGGTGCAATCAAAGCTCCTCCATCTCCGCCGCATCCACCGGCTGCTTCCGTCCACGTTTTTGTCTCTGCGGCGATGCCACAGCGATTCACCCTCTCCTTCGCGAAAAGACCAGGAATTGACGGTGACCCAACTTGTGGAACATCTTCAAAACCCGGCCAATCATTGGGACTACGATAAACTTCGTCCCTTTATCTTCGAAGCTTCAGACCATCTCCTCCTTGTCACTCTCCGCTTAAACTCCATTCCCAAAGCCCTCGATTTTATCAATTACCTCAGAAGCAGAACAGAGCACCACCAAGCCCTCTCTTGTGTGTTCGAAGGCGCTCTTGAACTCGCTACGCAGCACCCTAATTCGCAGAAAGAGCTTCTCATGCTTCATAGTTACCGAAAATCCAATGGTGATAACATTGCTCTCACTTCCAGATCTGCTTTCCTCCTTTTGAAGTGCCTAGGGGAGGCCCAAATGGTGGACGATTCGCTTCTTCTGTTCAAGGAGCTCGACCCTTGTTCCAAAAGTTCCGGAATTTGCAACGAATTGCTAAAGGGGTTGTTTAAATCGGGTTGCATTGATGATGCCCTCCAGGTGATTGACGAAATGCTTGAACGGGATTCTGATTTTCCTCCCGATGATTTCACGGGGGAAGTTGTTTTTGGGGTGTTGGGGAAGCAGGAGCGCCATGGAAGAAGCTTTGCTGATAATGAAATTGTGGGGTTGGTTACCAAGCTGTGTGAGCATGGAGTTTTCCCTGATGCGTTTAAGCTTACCCAAATGATAACGAAGATGTGCCGGCACCGGAAGAATGGTGTGGCGTGGGATCTTTTGCATGTTGTGATGAGATTGGGTGGTGCAGTTGCGGTTAAAGCTGCGTCTTGCAATGCTCTGTTAACTGGGTTGGGAAGGGAGAGGGACCTTCAGCGGATGAATAAACTGATGGCAGAAATGGAAGAGATGGGGATAAAGCCCAGTGTTGTGACCTTTGGGATTCTTGTTAATCATTTGTGCAAAGCTAGGAGGATTGATGAGGCACTGGAGGTATTTGATAAGTTGAGCGGCAAAGGAGAAGGTAATGATAGGTTTGATGTTGAGCCTGATGTGGTCTTGTTTAATACTTTGATTGATGGACTTTGTAAAGTTGGTAGAGAGGAGCATGGTTTGAGTTTGTTGGAAAAGATGAAAACAACGAAGCAAAGTAGGCCAAATGCAATTACATATAATTGTTTGATTGACGGGTTCTGTAAAGCTGGTAACATTGGTAAGGCTCGCAGGTTATACAGTCAGATGATTGAGGAAGGAGTTCAACCAAGTGTGGTCACCCTCAATACATTGGTTAATGGTTTGTGCAAACATGGAAAGGTCCACGACGCAGTTGTGTTTTTCAATGAGATGAAAGGAAAGGGGTTGCAGGGAAACGCTGGTACTTATACTGCGCTGATATCTGCCTTCTGTGGTGTGAATAATATTGATAAAGCCATGCAATATTTCGATGAAATGTTGAGTTCTGGGTGCTCTCCAGATGCAATTGTTTACTATAGTTTAATAAATGGTTTAAGCATCGCTGGAAGGATGGATGATGCCAGTGTAGTTGTGTCAAGGTTGAAGCGGGCTGGGTATGGTCTTGACGTACGCTGCTATAATGTCCTCATCAGTGGATTCTGTAAGAAGAAGAAGCTGGAAAGAGTTTATGAAATGCTTAATGAAATGGAAGAAACTGGGGTTAAGCCTGATGTTGTAACCTATAACACTTTGATTTCCTACCTTGGTAAAATTGGAGATTTTGCAACTGCCAGTAAGGTGATGAAAAGGATGATCAAAGAGGGTCTTGAGCCTTCTGTTGTGACGTATGGAGCAATTATACATGCATATTGTTTAAAGGAGAATGTTGATGAGGCTGTGAAAACATTTGAGGAAATGTGTTCCAAATCTAAGATTCCTCCGAACACTGTGATTTACAATATCTTAATAGATGCTCTGTGCAAGAATAGAAATGTAGAAAGGGCTGTTTCTTTGATGGATGACATGAAAATAAAGGGAGTTCGACCCAATACAACAACTTATAATGCTATTTTCAAGGGAGTTCGGGATAAGAAAATGTTGCAAAAAGCATTTGAACTTATGGACAGAATGATTGAAgacgcatgcagtcctgattaTATAACCATGGAGATTCTTACTGAATGGTTTGATGCGGTTGGTGAAATAGAAAAACTGAAATGTTTTGTTGAAGGGTATCCGGTCTCATCTTCTGCATCATCGCCAACTTCAAATTGTATGCTTTAG
- the LOC108323380 gene encoding nuclear poly(A) polymerase 1 isoform X1, giving the protein MGSPGFGNQNNGQQQRLGITEPISLGGPTEYDLIKTRELEKHLQDAGLYENHQEAVSREEVLGRLDQIVKIWVKTVSRAKGLNEQLVQEANANIFTFGSYRLGVHGPGADVDVLCVGPRYASRDEDFFGELHKMLSEMPEVTELHPVPDAHVPVMGLKFNGVSIDLLYAKLSLWVIPENLDISQESILQNADEQTVRSLNGCRVTDQVLRLVPNIQNFRTTLKCMKFWAKHRGVYSNVTGFLGGINWALLVARICQLFPNALPNMLVSRFFRVYTKWRWPNPVMLCGIEEGSLGLQVWDPRRYPKDRSHLMPIITPSYPCMNSSYNVSSSTLRIMMKEFQRGNEICEAMEAKKADWDTLFEPFPFFEAYKNYLQIEISAESGDDLRKWKGWVESRLRQLTLKVERHTYGMLQCHPHPGEYPDKSRPFHYSYFTGLQRMQGVPVSGADVSQFDIRLSVEEFKHSVNMYTLWKPGMDIHVFHVKRRSIPTFVFPGGLRPSHPSKLAWESKRGSELSISGHAPPQHSQEGANHGRKRKLAEDSAHSLRNSKSLASLSPSTREVHPVVIASCCYEKCNDSEIISTSEEQSEKPDLESTRECHGDWDANGSSTSQDAEKLAIEKIMCGPNDAYRVFSEESDELEYRNQVKDFGENMKNSSNLDSSNSQEPIIPQKGTASATCLNSNGGSEDLEPAELTVPLFSGITAPVPQRKPLIRLKFTSLGKAAD; this is encoded by the exons ATGGGAAGCCCTGGATTCGGCAATCAAAATAATGGGCAGCAGCAACGGTTAGGCATAACAGAGCCCATCTCATTGGGTGGACCCACTGAATATGATCTGATCAAGACACGTGAACTTGAGAAG CATTTGCAAGATGCTGGCTTGTATGAGAATCATCAGGAGGCAGTTAGTAGGGAAGAAGTACTTGGCAGGCTAGACCAg ATTGTGAAAATTTGGGTCAAAACCGTAAGTCGTGCAAAGGGGCTAAATGAACAACTTGTGCAAGAGGCAAATGCCAATATTTTCACTTTTGGCTCGTATCGACTTGGG GTACATGGTCCTGGAGCAGATGTAGACGTTCTTTGTGTGGGGCCAAGATATGCATCAAGAGAT GAAGATTTCTTTGGCGAGCTGCATAAGATGCTATCCGAGATGCCAGAAGTAACAGAGTTGCACCCTGTGCCTGATGCTCATGTACCAGTGATGGGGCTCAAGTTCAATGGCGTTTCAATAGATCTTCTTTATGCAAAATTATCTTTGTGGGTCATTCCTGAA AACTTAGATATATCACAGGAGTCAATATTACAAAATGCAGATGAGCAAACTGTCCGCAGTCTTAATGGTTGTAGAGTGACCGATCAAGTCTTGCGTTTGGTTCCAAATATTCAG AATTTTCGAACAACATTGAAGTGCATGAAGTTTTGGGCAAAGCATCGTGGTGTTTATTCGAAT GTTACAGGTTTTCTTGGTGGTATAAACTGGGCGTTGCTTGTTGCACGAATATGCCAGTTATTTCCAAATGCACTGCCGAATATGTTAGTGTCTCGATTCTTCAGAGTATATACAAAGTGGCGTTGGCCAAATCCAGTAATGCTTTGTGGTATTGAAGAGGGATCACTTGGACTTCAAGTTTGGGATCCCAGAAGATATCCCAAAGATAGATCTCATCTAATGCCAATAATTACTCCTTCTTATCCTTGCATGAATTCTAGCTACAATGTGTCGTCAAGTACATTGCGTATTATGATGAAAGAATTTCAGAGGGGAAATGAAATATGTGAG GCTATGGAGGCTAAGAAGGCCGATTGGGACACTCTTTTTGAGCCTTTTCCCTTCTTTGAGGCTTATAAGAATTATTTGCAGATAGAGATATCAGCCGAGAGTGGTGACGATCTTAGAAAATGGAAAGGGTGGGTTGAGTCTCGCCTGCGCCAGTTGACATTGAAA GTGGAGAGGCACACCTATGGCATGCTTCAGTGTCATCCACATCCTGGTGAGTATCCTGACAAATCCAGACCTTTCCACTACTCCTACTTCACGGGACTGCAACGTATGCAAGGTGTTCCTGTCAGTGGTGCTGATGTTTCACAGTTTGATATAAGACTGAGTGTTGAAGAATTTAAGCATTCTGTCAACATGTACACTCTATGGAAACCTGGAATGGATATCCATGTCTTTCATGTGAAACGTCGTAGTATACCAACCTTCGTATTTCCTGGTGGCCTTCGACCTTCACACCCATCTAAACTAGCTTGGGAGAGTAAGCGGGGTTCAGAATTAAGTATTTCTGGCCATGCTCCACCACAACACTCTCAAGAAG GAGCCAACCATGGCAGGAAGAGAAAACTAGCTGAAGATAGTGCGCATAGCTTGAGAAATTCCAAGTCTCTTGCATCTTTGTCTCCCTCCACGAGGGAAGTTCATCCTGTTGTCATTGCTAGTTGTTGCTATGAGAAATGTAATGACTCGGAAATCATTAGTACCAGTGAAGAACAGAGTGAGAAACCTGATTTGGAATCTACAAGGGAATGTCACGGGGATTGGGATGCCAATGGATCGTCTACTTCACAAGATGCTGAAAAGCTAGCTATTGAGAAGATTATGTGTGGTCCAAATGATGCATACCGTGTCTTTTCAGAGGAATCCGATGAGCTTGAGTACAGAAATCAAGTCAAAGATTTTGGTGAGAATATGAAAAACAGCAGCAACTTAGACTCTTCAAACTCACAGGAACCAATTATTCCTCAGAAGGGCACTGCTTCTGCAACTTGTTTAAACTCAAACGGTGGTTCAGAAGACCTCGAG CCGGCGGAGCTGACGGTGCCATTATTTAGTGGGATCACTGCACCTGTGCCACAGCGGAAGCCCCTTATcag GTTGAAGTTCACCTCCTTAGGAAAAGCTGCTGATTGA
- the LOC108323399 gene encoding uncharacterized protein LOC108323399, with translation MHHAKTDSEVTSLDASSTTRSPRRAVYYVQSPSHDGEKTTTSLHSTPVLSPMGSPPHSHSSSSRFSGSRKINNHHRNHKLPWNKDIDVIEEEGLLQNEDRHRALSRRYYFLAFVLGFFLLFSLFSLILWGASRPMKPNVLIKSIKFDHLRVQAGSDSTGVATDMITLNSTVKFTYRNTGTFFGVHVTSTPLDLSFSEIVIATGNLKKFYQSRKSQRLVSVSVMGNKIPLYGSGASLSSSTGVPTVAVPLRLSFVIRSRAYVLGRLVKPKYYKRVECSINLDPKKINVSLSLKHSCTYD, from the exons ATGCATCATGCGAAGACAGACTCCGAGGTGACAAGCCTGGACGCGTCTTCCACCACCAGGTCTCCACGTCGAGCGGTGTACTACGTGCAGAGCCCTTCCCACGATGGAGAGAAAACCACCACGTCCTTGCATTCGACGCCGGTGCTCAGCCCCATGGGTTCTCCTCCTCACTCTCACTCCTCCTCCAGCCGTTTCTCCGGCTCCCGCAAGATCAACAACCACCACCGCAACCACAAGCTACCCTGGAACAAGGACATCGACGTCATCGAAGAGGAGGGTCTTCTCCAAAACGAAGATCGCCATCGCGCTCTCTCTCGCCGATACTATTTCCTCGCCTTTGTTCTCggtttcttccttctcttctctctcttctctctcatccTATGGGGCGCCAGCAGACCCATGAAGCCCAATGTCCTCATCAAG AGCATAAAATTCGACCATCTCAGAGTTCAAGCTGGTTCGGATTCCACCGGCGTGGCCACTGACATGATCACGTTGAACTCCACCGTCAAATTCACTTATCGCAACACTGGAACATTCTTCGGGGTCCATGTCACATCCACTCCTCTGGATCTGTCCTTTTCAGAAATCGTGATTGCCACAGGAAAT TTGAAGAAGTTTTATCAGTCAAGAAAGAGTCAGAGACTGGTGAGTGTGTCAGTGATGGGGAACAAGATTCCTCTGTATGGAAGTGGTGCAAGCTTGAGTAGCTCAACGGGTGTGCCTACGGTGGCTGTGCCATTGAGATTGAGCTTCGTGATTCGATCCAGAGCATACGTTCTTGGGAGATTGGTGAAGCCAAAGTACTACAAGAGGGTTGAATGTTCCATCAATTTGGATCCCAAGAAGATCAATGTTTCGCTTTCTCTCAAGCATTCTTGCACCTATGATTGA
- the LOC108323401 gene encoding uncharacterized protein LOC108323401: MEVDELDYVLVPLGVLVLGIYHVWLLCTIIRYPSHTVIGLNAQSRYQWVLSIMADPLKNGVLGVQTIRNNIMASTLLATTAITLSSLIGVFASNESDTKLVYGNKTSLNSSIKRLSISLCFLVAFLCNVQSIRYYAQVSFLITTHALKGQRDFIEYAARSLNRGSYAWSLGLRAFYFSFPLVLWIYGPIPMFACSCFTSFILYFLDTTTKITRDLHTKSFNKRETGDTEAS, from the exons ATGGAAGTAGATGAACTGGACTACGTGTTGGTGCCTCTGGGTGTGTTGGTGTTGGGAATCTATCACGTTTGGCTTCTCTGCACTATAATTCGTTACCCATCTCACACTGTCATTGGCTTGAATGCTCAGTCTCGTTACCAATGGGTTCTTTCCATCATGGCA GATCCTCTGAAAAATGGGGTTTTGGGAGTTCAAACAATCCGCAACAATATCATGGCATCTACCCTTCTGGCTACAACAGCAATAACTCTTAGTTCACTTATTGGCGTTTTTGCAAGCAATGAATCAGATACCAAACTAGTTTATGGCAACAAAACTTCCCTTAATTCTTCAATCAAACGCCTCTCCATCTCACTATGCTTCCTCGTTGCATTTCTATGTAATGTGCAATCTATCAGATACTATGCACAAGTGAGCTTCTTGATCACCACACATGCACTGAAAGGTCAGAGGGATTTTATAGAATATGCTGCAAGATCCTTAAACCGGGGGAGTTATGCTTGGTCTCTGGGGCTGCGTGCCTTCTACTTTTCATTTCCTCTTGTCCTTTGGATTTATGGGCCAATACCCATGTTTGCTTGTTCCTGCTTCACATCATTTATTTTGTACTTCTTGGACACAACCACTAAAATCACACGAGATCTTCACACCAAGTCATTCAATAAGAGGGAAACTGGGGACACAGAAGCATCCTAG
- the LOC108323382 gene encoding uncharacterized protein LOC108323382, with protein MEKEQLDFVLVPLGLLVFLMYHIWLVYSIVHNPLRTVIGLNAESRHQWVLAMMSEPMKNGVLAVQTIRNNIMASTLLSTTAITLSSLIGIFASSTWNNDEPLIPYGNSSVKHISVTICFLIAFLCNVQSIRYYCHVSFLITAPTLRDKREYMEYIAVTLNRGSHAWSIGLRAFYLSFAFFLWIYGPIPMFACCCLTSLVLFFLDTTAKITRNLHSNSFRKDRGTHDVESVVEPDYHPLPANNLYQNSDVNHV; from the exons ATGGAGAAGGAGCAGCTTGATTTTGTTCTGGTGCCGTTGGGTCTGTTGGTGTTCCTGATGTATCATATCTGGCTTGTCTATTCCATCGTACACAACCCTCTTCGAACTGTTATTGGCCTTAATGCTGAGTCTCGTCATCAGTGGGTTCTTGCCATGATGAGT GAACCGATGAAGAATGGGGTTCTGGCAGTGCAAACTATTCGCAACAATATCATGGCATCTACTCTTCTATCTACAACAGCCATCACACTCAGTTCACTTATTGGCATTTTTGCTAGCAGTACCTGGAATAATGACGAGCCTTTAATACCTTACGGTAATAGTTCAGTCAAACATATTTCTGTCACCATTTGCTTCCTCATTGCATTCTTATGCAATGTGCAGTCCATAAGATACTATTGCCATGTCAGTTTCTTGATCACTGCACCAACACTCAGAGACAAAAGGGAGTATATGGAATATATTGCTGTGACTTTGAATCGTGGGAGTCATGCTTGGTCTATTGGACTTCGAGCATTTTACCTGTCATTTGCATTCTTCCTCTGGATTTATGGGCCAATACCCATGTTTGCATGCTGCTGCTTGACGTCacttgttttgttcttcttGGATACAACAGCTAAAATCACGCGGAATCTTCATAGTAACTCATTCAGGAAAGATAGGGGAACCCATGATGTAGAGTCTGTTGTGGAACCTGATTATCATCCTTTGCCTGCTAACAATTTGTATCAAAACTCAGACGTCAATCATGTATGA